From a single Sphingobacteriales bacterium genomic region:
- a CDS encoding chorismate mutase, whose translation VEKIGVLKSHENLSIFQLRRWQKVIEQNLKVGKKLGLSKDFLLKLISLIHYESIQRQDEIIKLSGMKNTGTKNENSEP comes from the coding sequence GTCGAAAAGATTGGGGTTTTGAAAAGCCATGAAAATCTTTCCATCTTTCAGCTCAGAAGATGGCAGAAAGTGATTGAGCAAAACCTGAAAGTCGGGAAGAAACTTGGACTTTCGAAAGATTTTTTGTTGAAACTAATTTCCCTGATCCACTATGAATCCATTCAACGGCAGGATGAAATCATCAAACTGTCGGGGATGAAAAATACCGGAACAAAAAATGAAAATTCAGAGCCATGA